The region CTTCGCCACGTCGCGCAGCAGCGTGCAGCCCACGGCCACGCCCATCGGCAGCAGGTTCTCCGCCCGGGTGACGGGGGTGGACTCCGCGACGCCGTAGGTGTCGTACTCGCCGAGGCCGTCGAGCACCTGCCCGGCCCTCAGGTCCCGCTTCGCCGTGGTGACGACGTCGACCTTCGGGGCCCCGGCCGGGACGAGCGCGGCGTCGGCGAAGTCCACGGCGCGTGCGACGCTGTTCGGGACCTCGAAGTGGCACAGGTGGTACGGCGTGTAGAAGCTGTAGAGCGGGCCCTTGCCCAGCTTGTAGAGCTCCAGGTAGTGCCGCTGCTTCGGGTCGTCGTGCGTGCCGAGGACGTAGACGCCGGGACCGGGCCTGGAGCCGACCACGTAGTCGATGATCCCGCCGAGCTCACGCAGCTCGTCGATGTCGTAGGCCTCGGTCAGCTCGTCGACGTGCCCGGCGTGGTCCCGCCCGTACATGCCGCGCTTCGGCACGGTCAGACCGAAGGCGTTGGCCACGATGGCCTGCTCGAAGCTGATCTTGGTGCCGTCGGCGAAGCTGGTGACCATCGCGGGGTCCTGGCCCCAGCGCTCCGCGAACGCCTTCTGCGTCGTCGGGTTGCGGTAGGGATCCTGCAGCCCCTTGACGTTGCCCGCGACGAGCGGGGTGACGCCGAGGCCCTGCACGAAGCGGATCAGGTTGCCCTGCACGCCGGGCTGGTCCCCGTCCGCGCCGGTGAGCACGACGCCCGCGGCCTTGGCGCGCACCGCGAGCAGCGGGCCCACCGTGGCGTCGAGCTCGGCGTTCATGGTGACGACCGGCAGCCCGCGCTCGATCGCCGCGACGGTGATCCGCGCGCCGAACTCCACAGCGCCGGTGACGTCCACGATGCAGTCCACGTGCACGGACTTGAGCAGCTCGAACGCGTCCTGCAGGACGGCCGGCTCACCCTTCTCGATCGCGTGGTCGAGCGCCGACGCGTCCTCCACGACGGTGGGCTCGAGGCCCGCCTCGGTGAAGGCGCGCCGCCCGTTCGCGAGCGTCCGGTTGGCGATGGCCACCAGGCGCATGCCGGGGACGGAGTTGACGATCTGGTTGGCCAGCCCGCGGCCCATGAAGCCCGAGCCGATCATGCCGACGCGGATCGGCCGGTTCTCCTCCTCCCGCCTGCGCAGCGCGGTGTCGATGATCAGCATCAGCGCGCCTCGACCGACAGCTCGGTGCCGATTCCCGCTGTCGCTCCGCTTCCCGGGGTGAGCAGCGGCCAGCTCGCGTCCTTGTCCGAGATCGTCGTGACCTCGTGCGGCCACTCGACCGCCAACGTCGGGTCGTCCCAGCGCAGGCCGCGCTCGGCGCCCGGCGTGTACGGGGTGCTCACCTGGTACATCGTGGCGGCGCCGTCGGTGAGGGTGAGGTACGCGTGCCCGAAGTTCTTCGGGATGTACATCGCCCGGTAGTTGTCCTCGGTCAGCTCGGCGCCGAAGTGCTGCAGGTAGGTCGGGGAATCGGGACGCAGGTCCACGATCACGTCGTAGATCGCGCCGCGGAAGCAGCGGATGACCTTGACCTCGGCGTTGGGCTCCAGCTGGTAGTGGAACCCGCGCAGCGTGCCCGCCTTGTGGTTGTACGAGATGTTGCACTGCGCGATGGCCGGGTCGAGCCCGGCCTCGGCGAACTCGTCGACGCAGAAGGCCCGGGCGAAGAACCCCCGGTCGTCGGAGAGCCGCTTGAGATCGATCAGCGCCGAACCGGGGAGCGGATTCGGATGGATGTCCATGGGGGAGATGCGTCCCGTCCTGTCGGAGGCGTTACGGGGATCTTCATGGTAGTGAAGCCGCTTCTCCGTCGAGGAGCAGACCTGTGGTCGGCAGATGCCGGGCGGTCCCGGCGAGGCTGCCGAACGGTCGGCAGGGTGTCTCGGCATACTCCGGGGGTGCCCGGTCCCCTCCGTCCCGCCCGCCCGTTCCGTGCGCTCCGTGTCCTGACGGTCACGCTGGTGGTCCTGGCCGGCGTCGCCGGATGCGGCCTCTTCGGCGACGACGGCCCGACGGAGACCGCCGAGAAGTTCCTCGCGGCCTGGAGCCGGGGGACGACGCCGGGGCCGCGGCCCTGACGGACGACCCGGACGCCGCGAGGCAGTCGCTCGCCCAGGCGCGGACGGCGCTCGCCCCGGCCGCGATCACCACCGAGGTCGCTCAGGTGCGCACCGCGACCGAGCGCTCGACGGCGTCGGTGAACATCACCTGGGACCTCGGTCAGAACCGCCGCTGGACCTACCTCGGCGGGTTCGAGATGCACCCCGCGGAGACGGACACGGGCTGGCAGGTGCGCTGGGCGCCGACGGTCGTGCACCCACAGCTCGCGACCGGTCAGCGGCTCGCGCTGCGGACGGACGTCCCGGACCCGGCCCCGGTCGTCGACCGCAACGGCGTCCCGCTGCTGGCCCCGACGACCGTGGTGAACATCCTGCTGGACCGCAAGGCCGCCGGCGACCTCGACTCCGTCACCGGGACCCTGGCGCAGGCGCTGCGCCCGATCGACCCGGAGATCACCGCGCAGACGATCACCGACGGTGCGGCGAAGGTCCCCGACGGCCAGGCCTACACCGTCGCCGTGCTGCGGGAGACGGACTACAACGGCGTCAAGACCGCGATCCACGACCTGCCGGGCGTGCGGTTCACCTCCTCGTCACGGCTGCTCGGGCCGTCTGCCGGATTCGGCAGCCAGGTGCTCCCGCCGGTGCGGTCCGAGGTCGCGTCGCAGGTGGACGGCGTCGCAGGCTGGTCCGTCGCCGCCGTCGACTCGTCCGGTGGCACGGTCGGCACACTGACCGAGACCCCGCCGACGCCCGGCGCGACGGTCGGGGTGAGCCTGGACCGGACAATCCAGTCCGCCGCCGAGGACGCCGTCGAGGCGATCCCGCAGCAGGCCGCGATCGTCGCGATCCAGCCGTCGACCGGGGACATCCTCGCGGCGGCGCAGAACGGGCCGGCGGACGCCGCGGGCGCGATCGCGTTCACCGGCCGGTACCCACCGGGCTCCACCTTCAAGATCGTGACGGCAACGGCGGGCGTGGAGCGGCTCGGTCTGACGGGCACCACGCCCGAGGCCTGCCCGGGCACGACCGTCATCGGCGGTCGCCCGGTGCCCAACGAGAACAGGTTCGACCTCGGCACGGTCCCGCTGTCGACGGCGTTCGCCCAGTCCTGCAACACCACGTTCGCCCGGATCGGGGCCCAGCTGCCCCCGGACGCGCTCACGACCGCCGGCCTGCAGCTCGGCTTCGGCGCGGACTTCGGTATCCCCGGCCTCACCACGGTGACGGGCTCGGTGCCGCCCGCCGACGACCAGGTCCAGCGCGCCGAGGACGGCTTCGGCCAGGGCCAGGTCGTCGCGACGCCGTTCGGGATGGCCCTGGTCGCCGCGACCGTCGCGCACGGCGCCCCGGTCACCCCGCAGCTGATCCGGGGGCGCGCCACCGAGACCGTCACACCCGCGACGGCGCCGGACCAGGCCGCGCTCGCACAGCTGCGGCCGATGATGCGCCAGGTCGTCACCGAGGGGACCGCGACGCTGCTGCGGGGGTCCGGTGAGGTGTACGGGAAGACCGGCACCGCGGAGTACAGCCAGGGCGGCGTCAACCGGGCGCACGGTTGGTTCGTCGGGTACCGCGGGGACGTCGCGTTCGCGATCCTCGTGGTCGACGGCGGCTCGTCCAGCGTCGCGGTCAAGGCGGCCCAACCGTTCCTGGCGGCCTTCAGCTCCTGACCCATCCGCCGACGTCCGCGTTGTGGAGCCACAACGCGGTTTTCGAGGCGTTCTCGTCGCGTTGTGGAGCCATGACGCGGAGGTCGGAGCGGGGATTGCGCGAGGGTTCTAGGCTGGGGGCGTGCGCCGTCCCCCAATCCCCGCCCTCGCGCTGATCGCAGACGCCGTCGCCGTGGTGGTGTTCGCGGCGATCGGGCGGTCGAGCCACGCCGAGGCGGACAGCATCGTCGGCCTGGTCGGCACCGCCGCCCCGTTCCTGGTGGGCCTCGGCGCCTCGTGGGCGTCGCGCCGGGTGCGGGCGGACCCGCCCGGGCTGGGGGCGGGCGTCGTCGTACTCCTCGGGACGGTGGTGATCGGGCTCGCCCTGCGCGCCGCGTTCCTGCAGCGGCTGCCACTGAGCTTCGCGATCGTCACCACGATCTCCTTGGCCGTGCTGTTGCTCGGCTGGCGAGGCTTGTCCATGCTGGTCGCCCGCGTCTCGGTGAAGCGCGGAGCGCTGCGTCACTGACGGGCCCGTCCGGCAGCACCGCCGCCGGCACCCGACCTACACTGGACCCGTGGCTTCACCTGCTCTCCTGGTCCCCGGCACCCCCACGCCGATCCGCACCGTCCCCGCGCACATCCCGCGGCCGGAGTACGTCGGCAAGAAGGCCCCGGCCGCGAACCGCGACTCGGACGTCCAGCCGCCGGAGGTCATCGAGGCCATGCGGATCGCGAGCCGCATCGCCGCGCAGGCGCTGCAGGTCGGCGGCGAGGCCGTCAAGCCCGGTGTGACCACCGACGACGTCGACCGGGTGGTCCACGACTTCCTGGTGGACCACGACGCCTACCCCTCGACGCTGGGCTACCGCGGCTTTCCGAAGTCCTGCTGCACCAGCCTCAACGAGGTCATCTGCCACGGGATCCCGGACACCACCGTGATCAACGACGGGGACATCGTCAACATCGACGTCACCGCGTTCATCGGCGGCGTCCACGGGGACTGCAATGCCACCTTCCTCGCGGGGAACGTCTCCGAGGAGGACCGCCTCCTCGTCGAGCGCACCCACGAGGCGACGATGCGCGCGATCAAGGCGGTGAAGCCGGGCCGCGAGCTGAACGTCGTCGGCCGGGTCATCGAGTCCTACGCGAAGCGCTTCGGCTACGGCGTCGTCCGGGACTTCACCGGCCACGGCATCGGCCGCTCCTTCCACAGTGGGCTCGTGGTGCTGCACTACGACCAGCCGGACATCCACATCGAGCTCGAGCCGGGCATGACGTTCACGATCGAGCCGATGATCACCCTGGGCACCATCGACTACGACATCTGGCCGGACGACTGGACCGTGGTGACCAAGGACCACAAGCGCACGGCGCAGTTCGAGCACACGATCCTGGTGACGGCGGACGGCGCGGAGATCCTCACCCTGCCCTGATCCGGTGGCTCGCGGGCCGACCCCGTCCCCGCAGGCCGACCGCACGGGCCTCGTTGCGCGCCCGCCGGGCCGAAACCGTGGTCACCTCCCCTCGGCGGCCGTACCGTCGGGGGATGGCGAAGGTCCACGACGGCATCTCGGGTCGGCTGCGGGAGTTCATCGAGGCGCAACCGGTGTTCTTCGTCGGCACCGCGCCGTTGGACCCGGACGGGCTGGTGAACCTCTCGCCGAAGGGGACACGCGGCACGTTCCGGGTGGTAGACGAGCACACGTTCGCCTATCTGGACATCACCGGCAGCGGCATCGAGACGGTCGCCCACCTGCGGGAGAACGGGCGGATCTGTGTGATGTTCTGCGCCTTCGAGGGGCCGCCGAACATCGTCCGGTTGCACGGGACGGGTCGGGTGCTCGCCGCCGGCGACCCCGGTTTCGACGACGCGCTGGCGGGCTTCGGCGAGGCCGGCACGAGCCGGCGGATGCAGTCCCGCGCCGTGATCACCGTCGACGTGGCGCGGGTCGCCGACGCCTGCGGTTACGCCGTGCCGTTCATGGACTACCGCGAGGAGCGGACCCTGCTCGACCGCTGGGCGGACGACAAGACTCCCGGGGACCTCGAGGCGTACCACGCGAAGAAGAACGCCGAGAGCATCGACGGCCTCCCGGGTCTCCTACAGCGCGCCTGACCAGGGTGGTGGAGTGTGCCGTCCGTGCGCCGACGAGTCGCCGCGCTGGCTGCGGTATCGCGCGGCGACCTCCACAACTCCCCTCCACAGAGGTGCTGTCCGAGGAGCTCCTCGCGTGGGTGTGGTTCAGCCGGTCGCGTGCCTCTTCACCGCGGCCAGCGCCTCGTCCGCGTGGGCGTCGAACTTCGACTCGCTGGCGAACGCGGCGACGATCCGCCGGTCCTGACCGATGACGAAGGTCTGCCGGCGGGTGTGCAGCCCGCCCGGGAGCCACCAGCGCCACGCGCCGAACTCCTTGGCGACCTCGTGGCCCTCGTCCGAGAGGAGCGGGTACCCGAGCGAGTGGCTCGTCGCGAAGACGCTCTGCTTCAGCACGCTGTCCCCGCTTATCCCCACGGGCTGCGCGCCGGCGGCCGCGAAGTCCGCGGCGAGGTCGCGGAAGTGGCAGGCCTCCTGCGTGCAGCCGCCCGAGGAGGCGATCGGGTAGAAGAACAGGACGACGGGGCCGTTCGCCAGCAGGTCGGAGAGCCTGCGCGGGGTGCCGGTCTCGTCCTTCAGCTCGAAGTCGCCGACCTGGTCGCCGGGGTTCATGGGGGTCCTCTCGGGGGTGCGGGCCTGTCGGTGCGCGTTCGGGCGCGCGCGGGGACCGGCTCGGGTGATCATGGTCTGACCCGCTTCTTCGGGGGCAGGGGAATGAAGCCGCTGGTCCGCTGCACATACTCCACGTAGCCGGGCCGCCGGTTCCCGATGGTGCTCTCGAGCAGCTTCGCGCCGGTGCCCCTGGCCAGGTTGAACGTCATCGCCGCGGCGGCGGCCAGGCCGATCAGCCCGGCGGCGTGGTGCAGCGCGAGGATCGCGAGACCCCACCAGACGACCGCGTCGCCGAAGTAGTTGGGGTGGCGGGTGTAGCGCCACAGGCCCGTGCCCATGACCTTGCCCTTGTTGTCCGGGTCCGCGGTGAACCGGGCGAGCTGCGCGTCGCCGATCGCCTCGAAGAGGAACCCGACCAGCCACAAGGCCACGCCGAGGACCGCGGTGACGACGCCGGGCATGGCTGTCGCGAACCCGTACTGGCCCAGCTGGACCGGCAGGGACACGAACCACATCACCGCGGCCTGGGGCAGGTAGATCCGGCGGACCGCGCGGAGGTGGGGGTTGCCCGGCGCCCTCGCCATGAGCGCCACGTAGCGCTCGTCCTCGGGCTTGCCGTGGTTGCGCCGCCCGATGTGCCAGGCCAGCCGCGCGCCCCAGACCACGGTGAGCGCGGTGATCAGCCAGCGTCGCCACGCGTCGCCCGCGCCGGCGGAGAGGATCAGCGTGGTGATCGCGACGATCGCGAACCCGCCGCCCCACACGGCGTCGATGCCGTCGTGGCGCTTGCGCAGGACCGCGACGCCGAGCGCACCGAGCATCACGACCGGGATGACGACGGCGCTGACCCAGAGGTTGGTCAGGAACGCACCCCAGGGGTAGTCCACGCCCCTCATCGTGTCGGAGCCGCCGTGGACGCGCGCGGCGCCCCGTCCACCTCGTCCTGGGTGACGTCCGCGGTGAGCCGGTCCAGCGCGGGGTCCGCCCCGAGGGTGGCCGCGCGGCCGCGCGGGAGCCCCGAGCGGCCGTCGGCGTCCGGGCGCACCATCAGGATCTGGTGCACGCCCATCCGGTTCTCCTCGAACGCCAGCGCCGCGCCGGCGAGATAGAGCAACCAGACGCGGTACTGCTCCTCGCCGATCAGCCGGATCGCCTCGGACCTGTTGTCCTGCAGCGTGTCCAGCCACGGCCGCACGGTCCAGACGTAGTGCTCGCGCAACGAGTGGACGTCGACGACCTCGAGCCCGGCCGCCTCCAGGAAGTTCAGCGTCTCGCCGAGCGGGCGCATGTACATGTCCGGTGCGACGTAGCTCTCCATGAACGCGCCGCCGCCCGGGGCGGTGTTGCTGCCGGCCGCGCCACGGGACATCTGCTGCAGCAGCAGGCGGCCCTGGGGGAGGAGGAGCGTGTGCAGCTGCGCCGCGTAGACGGGGTAGTTGTCCTGCCCGACGTGCTCGCCCATCTCGACGCTGGAGACGGCGTCGAAGGGGCGATCGGTGATCTCGCGGTAGTCCTGCAGCCGGATCTCGACCCGGTCGGTCAATCCGAGCTTCGCGACGCGGGCGAGGCCGAGTGCCCGTTGCTCGGCGGACAGCGTGACGCCCACGGCGGTGACGCCGTAGTGCGTCGCGGCGTGGATGAGCAGCGAGGCCCAGCCACAGCCGACGTCCAGCAGTCGCATCCCCGGCCGGAGGCCGAGCTTGCGGCAGATCAGGTCCAGCTTGTCCCGCTGCGCGTCGGGGAGGCCGTAGCCCTCGCCCGCCTCCGAGGCCCAGTAGCCGCAGGAGTAGGCCATCCGCGGGTCGAGGAGGAACTCGTAGAAGTCGTTCGAGAGGTCGTAGTGGTGCGCGATCGCCGCGCGGTCGCGGCGGCGGGTGTGCAGCCCGCCCGCGAGCCGGGCCTCGGACGCCGGGCGCCGCGGCTTCGGGCCGACGGCCCCGAGGCGCGCCGC is a window of Pseudonocardia sp. T1-2H DNA encoding:
- a CDS encoding NAD(P)H-dependent oxidoreductase; translated protein: MLIIDTALRRREEENRPIRVGMIGSGFMGRGLANQIVNSVPGMRLVAIANRTLANGRRAFTEAGLEPTVVEDASALDHAIEKGEPAVLQDAFELLKSVHVDCIVDVTGAVEFGARITVAAIERGLPVVTMNAELDATVGPLLAVRAKAAGVVLTGADGDQPGVQGNLIRFVQGLGVTPLVAGNVKGLQDPYRNPTTQKAFAERWGQDPAMVTSFADGTKISFEQAIVANAFGLTVPKRGMYGRDHAGHVDELTEAYDIDELRELGGIIDYVVGSRPGPGVYVLGTHDDPKQRHYLELYKLGKGPLYSFYTPYHLCHFEVPNSVARAVDFADAALVPAGAPKVDVVTTAKRDLRAGQVLDGLGEYDTYGVAESTPVTRAENLLPMGVAVGCTLLRDVAKDEVLTYADVTLPPGRLIDQLREEQEKLFFS
- a CDS encoding dTDP-4-dehydrorhamnose 3,5-epimerase family protein, translated to MDIHPNPLPGSALIDLKRLSDDRGFFARAFCVDEFAEAGLDPAIAQCNISYNHKAGTLRGFHYQLEPNAEVKVIRCFRGAIYDVIVDLRPDSPTYLQHFGAELTEDNYRAMYIPKNFGHAYLTLTDGAATMYQVSTPYTPGAERGLRWDDPTLAVEWPHEVTTISDKDASWPLLTPGSGATAGIGTELSVEAR
- a CDS encoding penicillin-binding transpeptidase domain-containing protein; the encoded protein is MRTATERSTASVNITWDLGQNRRWTYLGGFEMHPAETDTGWQVRWAPTVVHPQLATGQRLALRTDVPDPAPVVDRNGVPLLAPTTVVNILLDRKAAGDLDSVTGTLAQALRPIDPEITAQTITDGAAKVPDGQAYTVAVLRETDYNGVKTAIHDLPGVRFTSSSRLLGPSAGFGSQVLPPVRSEVASQVDGVAGWSVAAVDSSGGTVGTLTETPPTPGATVGVSLDRTIQSAAEDAVEAIPQQAAIVAIQPSTGDILAAAQNGPADAAGAIAFTGRYPPGSTFKIVTATAGVERLGLTGTTPEACPGTTVIGGRPVPNENRFDLGTVPLSTAFAQSCNTTFARIGAQLPPDALTTAGLQLGFGADFGIPGLTTVTGSVPPADDQVQRAEDGFGQGQVVATPFGMALVAATVAHGAPVTPQLIRGRATETVTPATAPDQAALAQLRPMMRQVVTEGTATLLRGSGEVYGKTGTAEYSQGGVNRAHGWFVGYRGDVAFAILVVDGGSSSVAVKAAQPFLAAFSS
- a CDS encoding DUF3054 domain-containing protein: MRRPPIPALALIADAVAVVVFAAIGRSSHAEADSIVGLVGTAAPFLVGLGASWASRRVRADPPGLGAGVVVLLGTVVIGLALRAAFLQRLPLSFAIVTTISLAVLLLGWRGLSMLVARVSVKRGALRH
- the map gene encoding type I methionyl aminopeptidase; its protein translation is MASPALLVPGTPTPIRTVPAHIPRPEYVGKKAPAANRDSDVQPPEVIEAMRIASRIAAQALQVGGEAVKPGVTTDDVDRVVHDFLVDHDAYPSTLGYRGFPKSCCTSLNEVICHGIPDTTVINDGDIVNIDVTAFIGGVHGDCNATFLAGNVSEEDRLLVERTHEATMRAIKAVKPGRELNVVGRVIESYAKRFGYGVVRDFTGHGIGRSFHSGLVVLHYDQPDIHIELEPGMTFTIEPMITLGTIDYDIWPDDWTVVTKDHKRTAQFEHTILVTADGAEILTLP
- a CDS encoding pyridoxamine 5'-phosphate oxidase family protein, producing MAKVHDGISGRLREFIEAQPVFFVGTAPLDPDGLVNLSPKGTRGTFRVVDEHTFAYLDITGSGIETVAHLRENGRICVMFCAFEGPPNIVRLHGTGRVLAAGDPGFDDALAGFGEAGTSRRMQSRAVITVDVARVADACGYAVPFMDYREERTLLDRWADDKTPGDLEAYHAKKNAESIDGLPGLLQRA
- a CDS encoding peroxiredoxin → MNPGDQVGDFELKDETGTPRRLSDLLANGPVVLFFYPIASSGGCTQEACHFRDLAADFAAAGAQPVGISGDSVLKQSVFATSHSLGYPLLSDEGHEVAKEFGAWRWWLPGGLHTRRQTFVIGQDRRIVAAFASESKFDAHADEALAAVKRHATG
- a CDS encoding DUF1295 domain-containing protein — its product is MLGALGVAVLRKRHDGIDAVWGGGFAIVAITTLILSAGAGDAWRRWLITALTVVWGARLAWHIGRRNHGKPEDERYVALMARAPGNPHLRAVRRIYLPQAAVMWFVSLPVQLGQYGFATAMPGVVTAVLGVALWLVGFLFEAIGDAQLARFTADPDNKGKVMGTGLWRYTRHPNYFGDAVVWWGLAILALHHAAGLIGLAAAAAMTFNLARGTGAKLLESTIGNRRPGYVEYVQRTSGFIPLPPKKRVRP
- a CDS encoding cyclopropane-fatty-acyl-phospholipid synthase family protein; protein product: MAKPVAPQLADLLQRVLGAPLPLRLRAWDGSEAGPPADPAAPVAIVRHRRALRRLLWNPGELGLARAFVAGELDVEGDIADGLSRFWKLGRGRPVSLSRADKAAAVRIAARLGAVGPKPRRPASEARLAGGLHTRRRDRAAIAHHYDLSNDFYEFLLDPRMAYSCGYWASEAGEGYGLPDAQRDKLDLICRKLGLRPGMRLLDVGCGWASLLIHAATHYGVTAVGVTLSAEQRALGLARVAKLGLTDRVEIRLQDYREITDRPFDAVSSVEMGEHVGQDNYPVYAAQLHTLLLPQGRLLLQQMSRGAAGSNTAPGGGAFMESYVAPDMYMRPLGETLNFLEAAGLEVVDVHSLREHYVWTVRPWLDTLQDNRSEAIRLIGEEQYRVWLLYLAGAALAFEENRMGVHQILMVRPDADGRSGLPRGRAATLGADPALDRLTADVTQDEVDGAPRASTAAPTR